A single Anas acuta chromosome 19, bAnaAcu1.1, whole genome shotgun sequence DNA region contains:
- the LOC137842144 gene encoding LOW QUALITY PROTEIN: C-C motif chemokine 3-like (The sequence of the model RefSeq protein was modified relative to this genomic sequence to represent the inferred CDS: inserted 1 base in 1 codon), whose product MKSSTAALAVLVAALCCQVLSSPAAVNFSGPCCVKYSSKSFSSRHVTMYQNTSSHCPQPGVIFTTFKGKSFCGNPKDEXGPEYPETAQGPG is encoded by the exons ATGAAGTCCTCCACAGCTGCCCTTGCTGTTCTTGtggctgccctctgctgccaggtcctctcttctccag ctgctgtcaACTTCTCTGGTCCCTGCTGTGTCAAATACTCGAGCAAAAGTTTTTCCTCAAGACATGTGACAATGTATCAGAACACGAGTAGCCACTGTCCCCAGCCAGGCGTGAT ATTCACCACATTCAAGGGCAAGTCATTCTGTGGCAACCCCAAAGATG TGGGTCCAGAATATCCTGAAACAGCACAAGGACCAGGCTGA